The Mycolicibacterium mageritense genome contains a region encoding:
- a CDS encoding TIGR04222 domain-containing membrane protein, translating into MSIEKLIDRYATAITEEGYGILIALAATVVFAVVWRIATAPRRPAVMEPISATELAFLRSDIAPVVTALAALRAEGRITQNRRVDRAVRSLESDRFTGRVLERVGSDPEHTVPGLYAASRDDLEDLEQQLSERGLVRTHAERARMRWGTAPSIVVMLLGIGYIVYLVTQLSEHPEYTASLMVLLTVTVLFATLILPHLLGVDRLTRAGRRLLAAEQKRLAYLEPAKKPAFDTYGPAAVAMSVALFGTGALWAFDSDYSSAVELAGDSSGGSDGGGCGASCGGGDGGGGGGGGCGGCGGCGGCGG; encoded by the coding sequence ATGTCGATCGAAAAGCTGATCGATAGGTACGCCACGGCGATTACCGAAGAAGGATATGGAATTCTGATCGCATTGGCCGCGACAGTGGTCTTCGCCGTGGTCTGGCGCATCGCCACAGCACCTCGGCGACCTGCGGTGATGGAGCCGATCAGCGCTACCGAACTGGCTTTCCTGCGGTCGGACATCGCGCCGGTGGTGACTGCGCTTGCCGCGTTGCGCGCCGAAGGGCGGATCACCCAGAACAGGCGCGTGGACCGCGCGGTGCGCAGCCTGGAGAGCGACCGGTTCACCGGGCGCGTGCTCGAACGGGTCGGCAGCGACCCTGAGCACACCGTGCCGGGCTTGTATGCCGCGTCCAGGGACGACCTTGAGGATCTGGAGCAGCAGCTGAGCGAACGGGGCCTGGTGCGCACGCACGCCGAGCGGGCCCGCATGCGCTGGGGGACGGCGCCGTCGATCGTGGTGATGCTGCTCGGTATCGGCTACATCGTGTACCTGGTGACCCAATTGTCCGAACACCCGGAATACACGGCGTCACTGATGGTCCTGCTGACCGTGACGGTGTTGTTCGCAACGCTCATCCTCCCGCACCTGCTCGGCGTGGATCGGCTGACGCGGGCGGGACGCCGGCTGCTGGCGGCTGAGCAGAAGCGGCTGGCCTACCTCGAACCGGCGAAGAAGCCGGCGTTCGACACCTACGGCCCGGCCGCGGTGGCAATGTCCGTGGCGCTGTTCGGCACTGGTGCATTGTGGGCGTTCGACTCCGACTACTCGAGCGCGGTAGAACTGGCCGGAGATTCCTCGGGTGGTTCGGACGGCGGCGGCTGCGGTGCGTCGTGCGGCGGCGGCGACGGAGGTGGTGGGGGAGGCGGCGGTTGCGGTGGCTGCGGCGGGTGTGGAGGGTGCGGCGGATGA
- a CDS encoding PE-PPE domain-containing protein, which yields MARHRAARTRKIRTLMAGGVALATVPAVAAVAATQPESVAGVRLAALVIGASSTNPGGDGVADFYGGRFQQDPTVVANFFTGPAGIYRAIQANQGDDDTVVLASGWGAANASALLSYHKLTGDPVVTSPQLYLLDNNVARPNGGFGTRYPIFALIGVNPVPTPTDPGVDVIDVGYEYDINGNTPAYVLNPVSMANSLATYFDNRLNQTSVDLPVTDDGELDLSDSECDAACQTDIADGKETTVHLDTGETVVIKKVDSTTYISYRTEGLPLLQPLRTYGGDVGNTIADASEPALKAAVDYGYPDNDALANPDKYVPARLVPTRKETETFVRDFTAGVQQGARPLVRTSLDFSPKTRTSERSRGSKRPVAGLVKSVAERVDALAKKLSDGVTGGI from the coding sequence ATGGCGAGGCACCGGGCTGCGCGGACCCGCAAGATCAGAACCTTGATGGCCGGCGGCGTGGCACTGGCCACCGTGCCCGCGGTCGCAGCGGTGGCCGCCACGCAACCGGAATCCGTCGCGGGTGTGCGGCTGGCCGCACTGGTGATCGGCGCGAGCTCGACCAACCCCGGCGGCGACGGTGTCGCCGACTTCTACGGTGGGCGCTTCCAGCAGGATCCGACGGTCGTCGCCAACTTCTTCACCGGGCCTGCCGGGATCTACCGCGCCATCCAGGCCAATCAGGGTGACGACGACACCGTGGTGCTGGCATCGGGCTGGGGCGCCGCCAATGCCAGTGCGCTGCTGAGCTATCACAAGCTGACCGGCGATCCGGTGGTGACGTCTCCGCAGCTCTATTTGCTCGACAACAATGTGGCGCGGCCCAACGGCGGATTCGGCACGCGGTACCCGATTTTCGCGCTGATCGGGGTCAACCCCGTCCCCACGCCGACCGACCCGGGCGTCGACGTGATCGACGTCGGCTATGAGTACGACATCAACGGCAACACCCCGGCGTACGTGCTCAATCCCGTTTCGATGGCCAACTCTCTGGCCACCTACTTCGACAATCGGCTCAACCAGACGAGCGTCGACCTGCCCGTGACTGACGACGGCGAACTCGACCTGTCCGACTCGGAGTGCGATGCCGCCTGCCAGACCGACATTGCCGACGGCAAGGAGACGACGGTTCACCTCGACACCGGTGAAACCGTCGTCATCAAGAAAGTCGACAGCACCACCTACATCAGCTACCGGACCGAGGGTCTGCCCCTCCTGCAGCCCCTGCGCACCTACGGCGGCGATGTGGGCAACACGATCGCCGACGCAAGCGAGCCTGCGCTGAAAGCCGCTGTGGATTACGGTTATCCGGACAACGACGCTTTGGCCAACCCGGACAAATACGTCCCGGCGCGCTTGGTGCCCACGCGCAAGGAGACCGAGACGTTCGTGCGGGACTTCACGGCAGGTGTGCAGCAGGGTGCCCGGCCGCTGGTGCGCACGAGCCTCGACTTCTCCCCGAAGACACGGACTTCCGAGCGCTCCCGGGGATCCAAGCGGCCCGTGGCCGGGCTGGTGAAATCCGTGGCTGAGCGGGTGGATGCGTTGGCGAAGAAGCTCAGCGACGGAGTGACCGGCGGGATCTGA